The proteins below come from a single Mya arenaria isolate MELC-2E11 chromosome 8, ASM2691426v1 genomic window:
- the LOC128242409 gene encoding pseudouridylate synthase RPUSD2-like isoform X3, with amino-acid sequence MLFQIFQIKNIENGLVTVDGKRVTPEFKLQSNQLIENKLHRHEGPVLDTPIQIIADTEDVLVVNKPSSLPVHPCGRYRHNSLSFILEHEKGYTNLRTLYRLDRLTSGVLIMPKNAKTSSKMESQLERRLLHKEYVCRVVGKFPDGEIECHEPLDLLSRRLSMYGVKPTGKPSSTTFTRLSYNGTSSVVKCVPHTGRTHQIRVHLQYLGHPIVNDPLYNSTAFGSSKGKGGIIERSMEELEKIIAETNNVGTWAIGDNPDYVAKFGEDGLKPAPADTLPVEDEEEEADTDSDVVDGGGAYFDEDREKVEIGGDSVDSGEGRSVADMRKDCRDGLIDEQAVIDEVKDELVEGGRGDTKDIGRTDKSAENVMSMCDETDINVTSAINDIATQEFSTERPLKRPKLETDKHTTPAVINTESAHTTITHEKPARPVFERRKLTVDRHCDMCRKLYMDPKPQDLILYLHAVRYKGPDWEYSTELPPWALEDFVETETNRTTIHCAKNLATNV; translated from the exons atgttgtttcaaatttttcagattaaaaatatagaaaatggATTGGTGACAGTGGATGGTAAGAGGGTCACACCAGAGTTTAAGTTGCAATCCAACCaacttattgaaaacaaactaCATAG ACATGAAGGGCCTGTGCTGGACACACCTATACAGATAATAGCGGACACAGAAGATGTGTTAGTGGTCAACAAGCCCTCATCCCTCCCTGTCCATCCCTGTGGCCGATATCGACACAACTCTCTCTCCTTCATACTCGAACATGAGAAGGGATACACTAACCTTAGAA CCCTGTATAGACTGGACCGGCTGACATCAGGCGTTCTTATAATGCCAAAGAATGCAAAGACATCGAGCAAAATGGAGTCTCAGCTTGAACGACGGCTGCTTCATAAAGAATATGTTTGCAGGGTGGTGGGAAAATTTCCGGA TGGAGAGATTGAGTGTCACGAGCCCCTGGACCTGTTGTCTCGTCGCCTGTCCATGTATGGAGTGAAACCCACAGGAAAACCTAGCTCTACAACATTTACCCGTCTCAGCTACAACGGGACATCCAGTGTGGTCAAAT GTGTTCCACACACCGGTCGCACCCATCAAATAAGGGTCCATCTGCAGTACCTTG GTCACCCCATTGTAAATGACCCACTGTATAACAGTACAGCATTTGGATCCAGCAAAGGGAAGGGGGGAATCATTGAACGCTCAATGGAAGAG CTGGAGAAAATAATTGCAGAGACGAACAATGTAGGTACATGGGCGATAGGGGACAATCCAGACTATGTagccaagtttggtgaagatggATTGAAACCAGCACCTGCAGACACTTTACCTGTGGAAGATGAGGAAGAGGAGGCTGATACTGACAGTGATGTGGTAGATGGTGGGGGTGCTTACTTTGATGAGGACAGGGAAAAGGTTGAGATTGGTGGGGATAGTGTTGATAGTGGTGAAGGTAGAAGTGTTGCTGATATGCGTAAAGACTGCAGGGATGGTTTAATTGATGAACAAGCTGTAATTGATGAAGTTAAAGATGAACTGGTTGAGGGTGGAAGAGGTGATACTAAAGATATTGGTAGAACTGATAAAAGTGCAGAAAACGTGATGAGCATGTGTGATGAAACTGACATAAATGTGACTTCAGCTATAAATGATATTGCTACACAAGAATTTTCAACTGAGAGACCGTTGAAAAGGCCAAAACTAGAAACAGATAAACATACTACTCCGGCAGTTATAAATACAGAAAGTGCTCACACTACTATCACACACGAGAAGCCAGCACGGCCGGTGTTTGAGCGGCGTAAATTGACGGTGGACCGCCACTGTGACATGTGCAGAAAGCTGTATATGGACCCAAAACCCCAGGACCTGATCCTATACCTGCATGCTGTCCGATATAAG GGTCCTGACTGGGAGTACAGTACCGAGTTGCCACCATGGGCCCTGGAAGATTTTGTGGAGACAGAAACCAACAGAACCACGATACACTGTGCTAAGAACCTTGCCACCAATGTATGA
- the LOC128242409 gene encoding pseudouridylate synthase RPUSD2-like isoform X2, protein MASHEGNISVRERRRKRARNLFIKKHKTTPSGHDHKEEVSYYFENGLRKVYPYPFYFKTFVKGRWIGRTLIDIYSTEYQGTSLEDHIKNIENGLVTVDGKRVTPEFKLQSNQLIENKLHRHEGPVLDTPIQIIADTEDVLVVNKPSSLPVHPCGRYRHNSLSFILEHEKGYTNLRTLYRLDRLTSGVLIMPKNAKTSSKMESQLERRLLHKEYVCRVVGKFPDGEIECHEPLDLLSRRLSMYGVKPTGKPSSTTFTRLSYNGTSSVVKCVPHTGRTHQIRVHLQYLGHPIVNDPLYNSTAFGSSKGKGGIIERSMEELEKIIAETNNVGTWAIGDNPDYVAKFGEDGLKPAPADTLPVEDEEEEADTDSDVVDGGGAYFDEDREKVEIGGDSVDSGEGRSVADMRKDCRDGLIDEQAVIDEVKDELVEGGRGDTKDIGRTDKSAENVMSMCDETDINVTSAINDIATQEFSTERPLKRPKLETDKHTTPAVINTESAHTTITHEKPARPVFERRKLTVDRHCDMCRKLYMDPKPQDLILYLHAVRYKGPDWEYSTELPPWALEDFVETETNRTTIHCAKNLATNV, encoded by the exons atGGCATCTCATGAAGGAAATATTTCAGTTCGTGAACGAAGACGG AAAAGAGCACGCAACTTATTCATCAAGAAACATAAAACCACTCCTTCAGGGCATGACCATAAGGAAGAAGTTTCCTACTACTTTGAAAATG GCTTACGGAAAGTGTACCCATACCCATTTTACTTCAAGACGTTTGTAAAGGGCCGCTGGATTGGACGCACATTAATAGATATCTACTCTACAGAATATCAAGGCACATCATTGGAGGACCAT attaaaaatatagaaaatggATTGGTGACAGTGGATGGTAAGAGGGTCACACCAGAGTTTAAGTTGCAATCCAACCaacttattgaaaacaaactaCATAG ACATGAAGGGCCTGTGCTGGACACACCTATACAGATAATAGCGGACACAGAAGATGTGTTAGTGGTCAACAAGCCCTCATCCCTCCCTGTCCATCCCTGTGGCCGATATCGACACAACTCTCTCTCCTTCATACTCGAACATGAGAAGGGATACACTAACCTTAGAA CCCTGTATAGACTGGACCGGCTGACATCAGGCGTTCTTATAATGCCAAAGAATGCAAAGACATCGAGCAAAATGGAGTCTCAGCTTGAACGACGGCTGCTTCATAAAGAATATGTTTGCAGGGTGGTGGGAAAATTTCCGGA TGGAGAGATTGAGTGTCACGAGCCCCTGGACCTGTTGTCTCGTCGCCTGTCCATGTATGGAGTGAAACCCACAGGAAAACCTAGCTCTACAACATTTACCCGTCTCAGCTACAACGGGACATCCAGTGTGGTCAAAT GTGTTCCACACACCGGTCGCACCCATCAAATAAGGGTCCATCTGCAGTACCTTG GTCACCCCATTGTAAATGACCCACTGTATAACAGTACAGCATTTGGATCCAGCAAAGGGAAGGGGGGAATCATTGAACGCTCAATGGAAGAG CTGGAGAAAATAATTGCAGAGACGAACAATGTAGGTACATGGGCGATAGGGGACAATCCAGACTATGTagccaagtttggtgaagatggATTGAAACCAGCACCTGCAGACACTTTACCTGTGGAAGATGAGGAAGAGGAGGCTGATACTGACAGTGATGTGGTAGATGGTGGGGGTGCTTACTTTGATGAGGACAGGGAAAAGGTTGAGATTGGTGGGGATAGTGTTGATAGTGGTGAAGGTAGAAGTGTTGCTGATATGCGTAAAGACTGCAGGGATGGTTTAATTGATGAACAAGCTGTAATTGATGAAGTTAAAGATGAACTGGTTGAGGGTGGAAGAGGTGATACTAAAGATATTGGTAGAACTGATAAAAGTGCAGAAAACGTGATGAGCATGTGTGATGAAACTGACATAAATGTGACTTCAGCTATAAATGATATTGCTACACAAGAATTTTCAACTGAGAGACCGTTGAAAAGGCCAAAACTAGAAACAGATAAACATACTACTCCGGCAGTTATAAATACAGAAAGTGCTCACACTACTATCACACACGAGAAGCCAGCACGGCCGGTGTTTGAGCGGCGTAAATTGACGGTGGACCGCCACTGTGACATGTGCAGAAAGCTGTATATGGACCCAAAACCCCAGGACCTGATCCTATACCTGCATGCTGTCCGATATAAG GGTCCTGACTGGGAGTACAGTACCGAGTTGCCACCATGGGCCCTGGAAGATTTTGTGGAGACAGAAACCAACAGAACCACGATACACTGTGCTAAGAACCTTGCCACCAATGTATGA
- the LOC128243452 gene encoding bolA-like protein 3, with product MLRQFLRQSLGNQRRFTYVQMCRRFLSDTKAQDLTEGEQKLLEALKKKFPGHTEVQVADISGGCGAMFEVSIEAEEFRGLKTVKQHMLVNQALKEEIQQMHGMRINTKAPG from the exons ATGTTAAGACAGTTTCTCAGACAATCTCTTGGAAATCAACGG AGGTTCACCTATGTGCAGATGTGTAGACGGTTTCTTAGTGACACCAAGGCACAAGATCTGACTGAGGGTGAACAGAAACTGCTGGAAGCATTGAAGAAGAAGTTTCCGGGACACACTGAAGTACAAGTGGCTGACATTTCGG GAGGCTGTGGAGCAATGTTTGAAGTTTCAATAGAGGCAGAAGAGTTCCGCGGTttgaaaacagtgaaacaacACATGCTTGTCAACCAG GCCTTGAAGGAAGAGATACAACAGATGCATGGTATGAGAATAAACACCAAGGCCCCGGGGTAG
- the LOC128242409 gene encoding pseudouridylate synthase RPUSD2-like isoform X1, protein MASHEGNISVRERRRKRARNLFIKKHKTTPSGHDHKEEVSYYFENGLRKVYPYPFYFKTFVKGRWIGRTLIDIYSTEYQGTSLEDHVTVSFLGLFIKNIENGLVTVDGKRVTPEFKLQSNQLIENKLHRHEGPVLDTPIQIIADTEDVLVVNKPSSLPVHPCGRYRHNSLSFILEHEKGYTNLRTLYRLDRLTSGVLIMPKNAKTSSKMESQLERRLLHKEYVCRVVGKFPDGEIECHEPLDLLSRRLSMYGVKPTGKPSSTTFTRLSYNGTSSVVKCVPHTGRTHQIRVHLQYLGHPIVNDPLYNSTAFGSSKGKGGIIERSMEELEKIIAETNNVGTWAIGDNPDYVAKFGEDGLKPAPADTLPVEDEEEEADTDSDVVDGGGAYFDEDREKVEIGGDSVDSGEGRSVADMRKDCRDGLIDEQAVIDEVKDELVEGGRGDTKDIGRTDKSAENVMSMCDETDINVTSAINDIATQEFSTERPLKRPKLETDKHTTPAVINTESAHTTITHEKPARPVFERRKLTVDRHCDMCRKLYMDPKPQDLILYLHAVRYKGPDWEYSTELPPWALEDFVETETNRTTIHCAKNLATNV, encoded by the exons atGGCATCTCATGAAGGAAATATTTCAGTTCGTGAACGAAGACGG AAAAGAGCACGCAACTTATTCATCAAGAAACATAAAACCACTCCTTCAGGGCATGACCATAAGGAAGAAGTTTCCTACTACTTTGAAAATG GCTTACGGAAAGTGTACCCATACCCATTTTACTTCAAGACGTTTGTAAAGGGCCGCTGGATTGGACGCACATTAATAGATATCTACTCTACAGAATATCAAGGCACATCATTGGAGGACCATGTAACAGTGTCCTTCCTTGGACTTTTT attaaaaatatagaaaatggATTGGTGACAGTGGATGGTAAGAGGGTCACACCAGAGTTTAAGTTGCAATCCAACCaacttattgaaaacaaactaCATAG ACATGAAGGGCCTGTGCTGGACACACCTATACAGATAATAGCGGACACAGAAGATGTGTTAGTGGTCAACAAGCCCTCATCCCTCCCTGTCCATCCCTGTGGCCGATATCGACACAACTCTCTCTCCTTCATACTCGAACATGAGAAGGGATACACTAACCTTAGAA CCCTGTATAGACTGGACCGGCTGACATCAGGCGTTCTTATAATGCCAAAGAATGCAAAGACATCGAGCAAAATGGAGTCTCAGCTTGAACGACGGCTGCTTCATAAAGAATATGTTTGCAGGGTGGTGGGAAAATTTCCGGA TGGAGAGATTGAGTGTCACGAGCCCCTGGACCTGTTGTCTCGTCGCCTGTCCATGTATGGAGTGAAACCCACAGGAAAACCTAGCTCTACAACATTTACCCGTCTCAGCTACAACGGGACATCCAGTGTGGTCAAAT GTGTTCCACACACCGGTCGCACCCATCAAATAAGGGTCCATCTGCAGTACCTTG GTCACCCCATTGTAAATGACCCACTGTATAACAGTACAGCATTTGGATCCAGCAAAGGGAAGGGGGGAATCATTGAACGCTCAATGGAAGAG CTGGAGAAAATAATTGCAGAGACGAACAATGTAGGTACATGGGCGATAGGGGACAATCCAGACTATGTagccaagtttggtgaagatggATTGAAACCAGCACCTGCAGACACTTTACCTGTGGAAGATGAGGAAGAGGAGGCTGATACTGACAGTGATGTGGTAGATGGTGGGGGTGCTTACTTTGATGAGGACAGGGAAAAGGTTGAGATTGGTGGGGATAGTGTTGATAGTGGTGAAGGTAGAAGTGTTGCTGATATGCGTAAAGACTGCAGGGATGGTTTAATTGATGAACAAGCTGTAATTGATGAAGTTAAAGATGAACTGGTTGAGGGTGGAAGAGGTGATACTAAAGATATTGGTAGAACTGATAAAAGTGCAGAAAACGTGATGAGCATGTGTGATGAAACTGACATAAATGTGACTTCAGCTATAAATGATATTGCTACACAAGAATTTTCAACTGAGAGACCGTTGAAAAGGCCAAAACTAGAAACAGATAAACATACTACTCCGGCAGTTATAAATACAGAAAGTGCTCACACTACTATCACACACGAGAAGCCAGCACGGCCGGTGTTTGAGCGGCGTAAATTGACGGTGGACCGCCACTGTGACATGTGCAGAAAGCTGTATATGGACCCAAAACCCCAGGACCTGATCCTATACCTGCATGCTGTCCGATATAAG GGTCCTGACTGGGAGTACAGTACCGAGTTGCCACCATGGGCCCTGGAAGATTTTGTGGAGACAGAAACCAACAGAACCACGATACACTGTGCTAAGAACCTTGCCACCAATGTATGA